A single Anatilimnocola floriformis DNA region contains:
- a CDS encoding UdgX family uracil-DNA binding protein (This protein belongs to the uracil DNA glycosylase superfamily, members of which act in excision repair of DNA. However, it belongs more specifically to UdgX branch, whose founding member was found to bind uracil in DNA (where it does not belong), without cleaving it, appears to promote DNA repair by a pathway involving RecA, rather than base excision.), translated as MRFVQAERFDDWRETARELLCAEVPPAEVHWSAESDSLLFADELAPAAPKTIHVPPQFVALAKDVAFHRDSRRWEILYRLLWRLTHGERQLLEISTDDDVHAATQMQKAVKRDEHKMHAFVRFRRVLEGENESYVAWHRPDHLIVRLAAPFFARRFSAMQWSILTPDESVHWDGHELRYSPGVPATMAPQQDALDELWRTYYAHIFNPARVNVAQMKKEMPVRHWATLPEAQLIPELIAQAESRVRTMIDTREGFATSAQQFIPAQYDLSSLAAAAHNCTACDLHCHATQTVFGRGPATARIVLVGEQPGNQEDQQGQPFVGPAGQLLEETLTQAGLQRSELYLTNVVKHFKFILRGKRRLHQKPGSREIAACQPWLAAELKVLQPELLVCLGSTAAQAIFGRGFRLTSDRGKLITTQFAPRTLATWHPAAILRMTNEIRQQEMREQLVRDLTISAAMLA; from the coding sequence GCCGCCGGCCGAAGTTCATTGGTCGGCCGAAAGCGATTCGCTGCTCTTTGCCGATGAACTTGCTCCTGCCGCGCCGAAAACCATTCACGTGCCGCCGCAGTTTGTCGCGCTCGCGAAAGACGTGGCCTTTCATCGCGACTCTCGCCGCTGGGAAATTCTGTATCGACTCCTGTGGCGGCTCACGCACGGCGAGCGACAGCTGCTCGAGATATCGACCGATGACGACGTGCATGCCGCGACGCAGATGCAAAAAGCAGTCAAGCGAGATGAGCACAAGATGCACGCCTTCGTCCGCTTCCGCCGTGTGCTCGAGGGCGAGAACGAAAGTTACGTGGCCTGGCATCGGCCCGATCACCTGATCGTCCGCCTCGCTGCTCCTTTCTTCGCGCGCAGGTTCAGCGCGATGCAGTGGTCCATTCTCACGCCCGACGAGTCCGTGCATTGGGATGGTCACGAGCTCCGTTACTCGCCCGGCGTGCCGGCGACCATGGCGCCGCAACAGGACGCGCTCGATGAACTGTGGCGGACGTACTACGCTCACATCTTCAATCCGGCGCGCGTGAACGTCGCGCAGATGAAGAAGGAAATGCCTGTTCGCCATTGGGCGACGCTACCCGAGGCTCAGTTAATTCCCGAATTGATAGCGCAAGCCGAATCGCGCGTCCGTACGATGATCGATACGCGCGAGGGTTTCGCCACTTCCGCCCAGCAGTTCATTCCAGCTCAGTACGATCTGTCGTCGCTCGCAGCGGCTGCCCACAATTGCACCGCTTGCGACTTACACTGTCACGCGACGCAAACCGTCTTCGGCCGCGGACCAGCAACAGCGCGCATCGTGCTCGTCGGCGAACAGCCCGGCAATCAAGAAGATCAGCAAGGCCAGCCGTTTGTGGGTCCGGCCGGGCAGTTGCTCGAAGAGACGCTGACGCAGGCCGGTCTGCAGCGATCCGAGTTGTATTTGACCAACGTCGTCAAGCATTTCAAGTTCATCCTCCGCGGCAAACGGCGATTGCATCAAAAGCCTGGCAGTCGCGAAATCGCCGCCTGCCAGCCGTGGCTCGCTGCGGAGCTGAAAGTGCTGCAGCCTGAGTTGCTCGTGTGCCTGGGGAGCACGGCAGCGCAGGCTATCTTCGGCCGCGGTTTCCGTCTGACGTCGGATCGCGGCAAGTTGATCACCACGCAGTTTGCACCGCGTACATTGGCGACCTGGCATCCTGCGGCCATTCTGCGGATGACGAATGAAATCCGGCAGCAAGAGATGCGCGAACAACTCGTGCGGGATTTGACGATCAGCGCGGCAATGCTTGCCTGA
- a CDS encoding HTTM domain-containing protein — protein sequence MNALVAAVLNWFVGVWTAWNRFWFQPALPHTMAVLRIFGGGMLLYTQLIWTINQGMFLGRDSWLNAQTALLLNTSSDGQRYAWSYLYYVDSPWLLSLLNVGALIAFGMLVAGWHTRIVSILSMIITLAYCHRLTGALYGLDQINAVIATYLAVANCGGVYSVDHWLAKRRGLGEIFPTVDTNIATRLLQLHMCVIYLFGGIGKARGELWWDGSACWFALACKEYQNFDLTWLVRYPWFLATLTHITVFWEMFYCFFVWPKLTRPICLGLAAAVHLGIALFLGMPTFGLMMLFGNLAFVYPETVAAVVGLKWLRGEVKEPVVATLVNDSPVRKAKSVSETTIEPQERMRIVAR from the coding sequence ATGAACGCCCTAGTTGCTGCGGTGCTGAACTGGTTTGTCGGCGTGTGGACGGCTTGGAACCGCTTTTGGTTTCAGCCAGCGTTGCCACACACGATGGCCGTGCTGCGGATCTTCGGCGGCGGCATGCTGCTGTACACGCAATTGATCTGGACCATCAACCAAGGGATGTTCCTTGGCCGCGATAGCTGGCTCAATGCCCAGACCGCGCTGCTGCTAAACACATCGTCCGACGGCCAGCGTTACGCCTGGAGCTATCTGTATTACGTTGATTCGCCCTGGCTGCTGTCGCTGCTCAATGTCGGCGCGCTGATCGCATTCGGCATGCTCGTCGCCGGTTGGCACACGCGAATCGTTTCGATCCTCTCGATGATCATCACCCTCGCGTACTGCCATCGTTTGACCGGTGCGCTCTACGGCCTGGATCAAATCAATGCGGTGATTGCCACCTACCTGGCTGTGGCCAACTGCGGCGGTGTGTACTCGGTCGATCACTGGCTGGCCAAACGTCGCGGCCTGGGCGAGATTTTTCCGACTGTCGATACCAACATCGCCACGCGATTGCTGCAACTGCACATGTGCGTGATTTACCTGTTCGGCGGCATCGGCAAAGCCCGCGGCGAACTCTGGTGGGACGGCAGCGCCTGCTGGTTTGCGCTGGCCTGCAAGGAATACCAAAACTTCGATCTCACCTGGCTGGTCCGCTACCCGTGGTTCCTCGCCACGTTGACGCACATCACCGTGTTTTGGGAAATGTTTTACTGCTTTTTCGTCTGGCCGAAGCTCACCCGCCCCATCTGCCTGGGCCTGGCCGCGGCCGTGCATCTCGGCATCGCACTGTTCCTCGGCATGCCGACCTTCGGCTTGATGATGCTGTTTGGCAACCTGGCGTTTGTCTATCCAGAAACCGTCGCTGCGGTCGTGGGTTTGAAATGGCTCCGCGGCGAGGTGAAAGAACCAGTTGTCGCGACGCTCGTGAATGACTCACCCGTGCGGAAAGCCAAGTCGGTGAGTGAGACGACGATCGAACCGCAAGAACGAATGCGGATCGTGGCGCGGTAG